In the genome of Aequorivita sp. H23M31, the window ATTTTTCGGTGAATCATAGGTCAAGTAAAAATGCCTGCCTAATGTTATTCGTTTAAAAATCAATCCAAGTCTTGTCCCAAAAAATATGCCATCAAATAGGTTTTCCTAGATGAAACATTAATAACGGTTTCGAAATTCCACTACCAATTTACGGAATTAAAAAAGAAATATTCTTAATCCGAATTTAAAACTAAGCTTTCAAATCCATCTCCTTCAGATTTTCAATTCTATTGCGCTGAAGAAAATCGTCGATGGTTTCAAAATGTTCAATTACGCGTTTGTCCTTAAACTCAAATACTTTTTCTGAAAGTCCGTGAAGGAAATCACGGTCGTGTGACACCAAGATTAGCGTCCCATCAAATTGGAGAAGTGCCTCTTTTAATACATCCTTAGATTTTAAATCTAAGTGATTTGTGGGTTCATCGAGAATCAAAACGTTTACGGGTTCCAACAATAATTTAACCATTGCTAGACGGGTTTTTTCTCCCCCCGAAAGCAATCCTACTTTTTTGTCGATATCATCACCACTGAACATAAATCGGCCAAGTATGTTTTTTATTTGTGTCCTGATTTCACCCTTGGCGACTTCATCCACAGTTTGGAAAACCGTTAGTTCCTTATCTAAAAGCGCGGCTTGGTTTTGGGCAAAATATCCCATTTTGGCATTATGACCAAGAGTGCAGATTCCCTCAAAATCAATTTCGCCCATAATGGCTTTAATCATTGTTGATTTTCCTTCACCATTTCTTCCCACAAAACTCACTTTTTGTCCGCGGGAAATGCTCATATTGGCATCATTAAAAACTATGTGGTCGCCATATTTTTTAGTCAGTCCTTCAGCAATTACGGGGTAATCCCCACTGCGCTGTGCTGGAGGAAAACGCAATGCCAAAGCTGAAGTATCTATTTCGTCAATCTCAATAATCTGAAGTTTTTCGAGCATGCGCTCTCTAGAATTCACTTGGTTTGTTTTAGAATAAGTTCCTTTAAAGCGCTCAATAAACTGTTGGGTTTCGGCAATGAATTTTTGTTGTTCCTCGTATGCCTTCAATTGATGGGCTCTTCTATCTGCGCGCAATTGTAGGTAATGGCTATAATTGGCTTTGTAATCATAGATTCGCCCCATTGTAACTTCAATCGTCCTATTTGTTATGTTGTCGATAAAGGTTCTATCGTGGGAAATTACTATTACAGCCTTCGCTTTATTGATTAGGAAATCCTCGAGCCAAATTACGGATTCAATATCCACGTGATTTGTTGGTTCATCCAGTAAAATTAAATCAGGTTTTTGAAGGAGCAGCTTTGCCAATTCAATACGCATGCGCCATCCTCCACTAAACTCGGAAGTTTGACGGTGCAAATCACTTCTTTTAAATCCGAGGCCTCGAAGCGCTTTTTCAACTTCTGCTTCGTAATTTATTTCTTCCAAGGCGTAGTACTTCTCACCAAGTTCAGCCACTTTGGTAATAATGTCCATATAGGCATCACTCTCATAATCGGTGCGGGTTTCAAGTTCCTTGTTCAGCCTGTCCATTTCATCGCGCATTTCAAAAATCTGCTTAAAGGCTTTTGAGGCTTCTTCAAATACGGTACAATTATCATCAGTTAATAGATGTTGTGGCAAGTATGCGATAACTGCATCTTTTGGACCACGAACACTTCCGCGGGTAGGTTTTTGAACGCCGGCAATAATCTTCATCATCGTACTTTTGCCCGCGCCATTTTTTCCCATTAAAGCTATTTTGTCATTTTCATTTACTACGAAGGAAACATCGCTAAAAAGGGTATCACCGCTAAACTCAACTGCTAAATTGTCTATTGAAATCATACTTTACCTGAAAAATTGTGAGTTTTTTAAAATTGATTTAGGACTGAATGAGGTAGTACATAGGACAAGTCCATTCAAAATAATTATTATTTAAAGAAAGGGGTCGTCCTATTTCTTAAATTCTTTTGTTGTAAGTCTTTCTTAAAGGCTGCAAAACTATTGAAAAGAAACAGACGGAAAACAATAAATATGATTTTGAGTAGAAATTTTAATTCTGATTATCAATGAGAGACCTATGATCAGGTTGACAAGAAAACAATCATTTAAGAAGTGAATTCTGTACCGTGAAGTTGAATTTGCTTTTAATAAATATATTGGATATGTTTGCTCGACATTAACAAAATTTAACATTTATCCAAATGTAATTTCTTGAAAATGTAGAATAAAATATTACAACAAACACAGACCGCATTTAGCTTTTGTTTTTTTGATTTAGCGGTTTGACAAAAAGAAATAGGGCTTTGTCATTTAGTGGGACAAGCCCTTTTTCTGTTTTAGACCTTTGCGATTGGCTGAAGAAATACAAAAACGGCCAAACATGGTTATTGTTTCATTTGTTTATCCCGTGTCGCTTTGAATTCGCTCCCCTCATTCCACTTCGGAAAATAATCCTCATTGGCCAGCTTTAATCCCACTTCGTATAAAAGCTGAGCGTCAAACCGAACGCCACTCAATATAGTGGTTTTAGGATCGTATTCATCTGAAGGTTGGTGGTATTTATTTTGGTTATAATCTTCACGAAGTTTTTCCACTTCTTCTTTACTCATATCAAAGCCTTCTGTAGTTCCGGATGCATAAAGAGCGGGAATTCCAATCTTGGCAAAACTAAAATGATCTGATCTAAAAAATCCGCCCGATCCTGGATTTGGATCTGGAATTATATAACGTCCTTGTCCATCGGCAATTTCTTTGGCATAATTATCCATTTCACTTTGACCATAGCCAATTATGGTTAAATCTTTCATTGGACCTGGGCTTGATAACGCGTCCATGTTGATATTTGCCACCGTTTTCTCAACAGGATAAATTGGATGTTCGGCATAATAGCCAGAACCTAATAAGCCCTGCTCCTCGCCTGTAACGGCCATAAAAAGAATAGATCGTCTCGTAGGACCAGACTTTTTAAAAGCTTCGGCAATTGCCAGCAAACTTGCAGTGCCTGAAGCATTATCTACGGCACCATTGTAAATAGAATCTCCGTTAACCGGTTTCCCAATTCCCAAGTGGTCCCAATGTGCAGAGTAAATAATATATTCATCTTTAAGATCGGTTCCTGGAATTATGGCAACCACGTTATTGGATGAATCTCTTTTTATTTCGTTTTTGATACTTAAAGAAGCTGTTATGCCCATTGGCACAGGTTTAAAATCCTTTTTACTCGCCATTAGCTTATAATCTTTTCCGGCCAATGGAGAAGCATCCATCAATTTTTGAGCGGCTTCATTACTAATCCAAGCTTGAACATCGGCTACAGGTGCATCGCTTTCCAAACTCAACTGCGCACCACGCCAACCGCTTTGGATCACGTTCCAACCATAAGAGGCTGGTTCGGTTTCGTGGATTATTATTACACCCGCAGCCCCCTGCCTAGCTGCTTCCTCATATTTGTACGTCCATCTTCCATAATAAGTCATTTCATCTCCTTTAAACAAAGTGGAATCTCCAGAATTAAAGCCGGGATCGTTCACCAAGACTACCGCGGTTTTTCCCTTCCAATCTATTCCTTCGTAATCATTCCAGCCATATTCAGGAGCAACTATGCCAAATCCAGCAAAGACGAGTTCAGAATTCTTAAGGCTAACAACGGAATCAGTTTTTAAGGTTACCGCAACATAATCCTTATAATAATCGATATCAAAATCTCCTTTTGGACTCCCAATATGCATTTCTTCGGAAGGAGTTCCCGTTATTTCAACCATCGGTACTTTCTGAAAATAGCTATCGCCATTGCCGGGTTCAAGACCGAGATCCTTGAATTGCTTTTCCAAATAAGTAGTTGTTTTTATATCCCCTTCCGTAAAGGGCATTCTTCCCATAAATTCATCGGAAGCCAAACGTTCTATTTTGTTGGCAATGGTTGCTTCACTTACTTGAATAGCTTCAGTTTTTTCTTTTTTTTCTTCTTTACAAGCAATTAAAAGAAGCAATAAGACGAAGGGAATAAACTTTTTCATACGAATCTGGTTTTCAATTGAACTTGTTCAAGTGTTTCAAATATTAAAAATGAGCGGTAAGTGCCATAATAAAATTTCTGCCAGCTCCCGAAATTCCTGAAGCATATGGTCTGTATCTTTGATCTGTCAAGTTTTCAATTCCTGCAGTTAAATCGATAGAGTTGCTGAGTTTGTAAAGGCCTTTAAAATTAAGGGTGTACCAAGCTGGAGAATATATATTTCCATTTTCGTCAAGTGCATATATTTCCTTTTTACTCTTTTCACCATTTGGCATGTCGTCAAAATCTCTTTTTCCATTAAAAACAAAATTGAATTCCATACTCAATTTTTCGGCATTATAGTTTAATCGTGAAATTCCGAAGAACGGTGCTGCGTGTCTCATCGGACTAGTGTCGCCATTTTCAAGTTCCTCTTTTCCTTTTTGGAAATTTACATCCGTACTTAATCCGAAACCTTGCGGAAGTTTAATCTCAACTCCGGCCTGAATACCATAAACATTAGCAACAGCGGAGTTTTGGATAGCTTGTATTTTACTCATTTCTCCTTGGTACATAATACTATCCTGACCGTTAAGTTTATAATCTCGACGCAACATGGAATTTTTTAAATGGGTATAATACCCTGTTACATCGATTTTTATAACATCTGCAATCACTTTTGCCACGCCAAGGTCTGCGTTATATGCATATTCTGGTTTAAGATCAGGATTTGGAACGACTACTTGCCCTGGAGCGGAATCGAAAACCTTTCCAACATCATCGACATTTGGAGCTCGAAAGGCAGTACCCAAATTGGTACTTAGAACCCAAGTATCACTAGGCCTATAGACTCCTCCTAAACTTCCTGTTAGCGCGCCATTGTTCAATTTTGCTTCCGTAAAAGGAAAAGGGTAAAAAGTAGTGTCAAATTCAGAATCAAGAATAATCTGATTGTAACGAGCGCCAGCACTTAGGGTAAAGCGATCGGTCATTTTATATTCATCCGTAACATAGGCCGCAATTGACTGCCAAGTACTTTTTGGGTAGCGCGATGGTCCTGCTTCGGTTATTCCAGTGGTAACATCTGTTATTTTACCAACCGATTTCACATCATCCAAAACATATTCAATTCCGTAGAAAAGGGTGTTTTTTCCGCTTGTCGATTTTATAAAATCGGCATTGAACGAAAAGGCACTTACTTCCTCTTCATTTATACTCCTATCAGATTTGTTTAATGTTCGATCGATACGGCTCTCTTCAAACCATTGGTGTGCCAGACGAATATTCATCTGATCAAAAATTGAGGTGGATTCATTATAAGAAATACCTAAATTGTTCATCATCCATATTTGTGGACCGTAATTCCATTCGGCATAACGTGCAGTTCCATTTTTTACGCGTTGGTGACGATCATAACGTCCATATTCCGAAGTTTCTGAGTAGTGAAATCCGTATTGGAAATCAAATTTTTCATTAGGCTGAAACCTGACTTTTTGCATCATATTTATCTGCGAATAAGCCGAAGGAATTTGCAACAACTTATCATCATTGGTAATCACAACGTCTGTCCCATTTTGACGCTGTACGTGGTAATCGCGGATATAATCGTCTGGGCCGTGACTTCCTTGACGAAGGTTATCAAAATCCCAAGAACTAATGCTCGTCAAGAAACTCCAATTTTTAAAACCAACGTTCACATCAAAATGTCCGGTTTTCTCTTTATTTGCAGAGGAATAACGTGCCGTAGCTTTTCCAGTTATCAAAGGTGAGGCCGTCAATGAGAACTGTGGAGTCAATGTAAGAAAACTCATAACACCTCCAATGGCATCACTTCCATAAACGACAGAACCTGGTCCAAAAACCACCTCGGTATTTTCCATGACGAAAGGATCTAGGTTAATAACATTCTGTAAATTTCCTGAACGGAATATGGCAGTATTCATACGTACACCATCGACAGAATATAGAAGTCGGCTGGTTGAGAATCCACGAATCATCGGACTCCCTCCTCCTTGTTGACTTTTCTGAATAAAAACCTTTCCCGAAATTCCTAAAAGGTCGGCTGCGGTTTGCGGATTTTGCAATTCGATTTCCTTGGGACTAATAGAAATTACCTTTGCCGGAACATCATCACTACTCTGTCTCCATTTGGAAGCGGAAATTACCACCTCATCCAGGTTTAGATTGGTAGGTTGTAGAGGTAATACAAAACCATCTATTTTCAATTCCTCATAACTTCTAACGACCGTTTTATAACCGAGACTTCTAATTTCAATTTGTGAAACATCTTTAAATTTGGAAATGTCCGCCTGACCTTCATTATTTGTGGTAGCAAAAAGTCGTGTACCGCTTGACAATGTTGCCAGTTCAATAGGTTCATTGGTTTTTTGATCTTTTATGATAATGGTTTGGGCGAAAATTCCAAGATTGCAGAGGAGAAATAAACAAAGTAGGGAATGTTTTATCATTTTACGTAAAATGGTTATAAGAATTTTGGAGTTATGACTTTCAATATTTCAATAACATTTAAAGTCTTGAGTTCATTGTTTGAAAATAAAATAAAAAGACAAATTTACATAATCACGCTCATTACGAGTGATTATGAAATTTACTTTTATAAAAATATCTGAAGAAAAATAGAAATAGGGGAATGATGTGAAAGGGTAGGTTATGTACAAATTAAACTTAATGATTTTCCTAAAGTTTTTCTAATAAATATAATTTATTTCAAGTTAGCCGTATCTTTATTTTTTAACTTTAAAATTTAAACAAAATGGTCAAATCAAAATATCAGGATGTCTTAGTTCTAGCGAGTAAATTATATATGCGGGAATTGGACGTTCAAGAAGAGAACGGAAAACTGAAATTGTCAGGAACCGTAAAAAATCAATATGAGAAAAACCAGCTTTGGGACGCTATCAAACGCGCAGGTGGAGAAAATCCATCGGATATTGTCGCGGATATTAAAGTTTCCGACACTTCCGCACTTGCCCACCATACCGTTAAAAGCGGAGAGAGCCTGAGCAAAATCGCAAAACAATATTATGGCGACGCGGGCAAATACAACAAAATTTATGAAGCGAATAAAGACAAACTGAAATCGGCAGATTTAATCCATCCCGGTGATGAATTGGTAATTCCAAATCTCTAATATTATTTATTGAAGATTATAATTTTCTATTTTATTTAGAATACGCATTGAGCAGAATTTATCAAAATTCTGCTTTTTTGTTCCAATGGAACGTCGTGAATAATATGGATTTTTCCTTAAGCCTCGTCTTAAGGGCTTTTTAACTCTATAGTTCTGAGGTTTATAATTTTGTTAGTACCAAAACGCAAGGGTGTTCTTTAACTTTGGAAATAACAAAAAAAGTATAACTAAAATATAACTAATATGAAAAAGAGAGTAGCCATTTTGGCAACAGACGGATTTGAGGAAAGCGAATTGAAATCTCCAAAAGAAGCAATGGAAAATGAGGGTTTTGAAGTGGATATTGTGAGTCCCAAGAGCGGAAAAATAAAATCTTGGAGCAACGGCGATTGGAGCAACGAATATAATGTAGATAAAACTTTAGATGAAGTAAACGCCCAAGATTATAATGCCTTGATGCTGCCAGGAGGAGTTTTAAATCCTGATAAATTAAGAATCAATGAGGACGCCATTAAATTTATCCAAGCCTTTTTTAAAGAACATAAACCGGTTGCCGCTATTTGCCACGGACCATGGTCACTGATCAATGCAGAAGTGGTAAAGGGGAGAAAGATGACCTCATACAAATCGATCAGAAAAGATCTGGAAAATGCAGGAGCCAATTGGGTCGACAAGGAAGTTGTCGTAGATCAGGGATTTGTAACAAGCAGAAATCCCGATGACCTGCCGGCCTTCAACAAAAAATTAATTGAGGAGATTAAAGAAGGAAAGCATGAGCGACAACACGCGTAATTTGTAATAAATGAAATATATTCAAAAAGATTTAGCCCATTCGGCTAAATCTTTTTGTATTTAAGACCAATTTCATCATAGAAATTTTATCATTTCCAGATTATGATCTAAACTTTTTCCAGACCCACTTGGCACCCAAAACTATGAACAGAGCAATAAAGCCTATAATAAGACCCACAGTAAATTCAAGAAGTAAAGAAGGCCACGAGGGAAACAAATTATGAAAGAAATCCAGATTATGAACGAAGATTCCCCCTGATACAAATATCAAGGCAATGGTACCTATTACGCTCAATGCTCTTATTACATAGGGCAAAGCATTTACCAAAAGATTTCCGAACCAAACAATGAATCCTTTCTTTTTCTTACTACTTTCAATTAATTTATAGCCTGCCTCATCCATACGTACAATTAGGGCAACAATGCCATAAACCCCTACAGTTGCCAACAAGGCAATAAAACTGACCACGATTATCTGAGATAACAATGGCTTGCCCACTACACTCCCTAGAGCTATAATTACGATTTCAATAGACAGAATAAAATCCGTAACAATTGCCGCCTTTACCCGCCCCTTTTCTATTTCCAATATTTCGGTTTCGGTAATTCCTTCTTTAAATTTGGAAGGCACATCCAATTTATCAGGAAAGAAAAAATGAAAGATTTTCTCCGCCCCTTCATATGCCAAATAGATTCCTCCCAAAATCAAAATCACCGTGATTGCCACGGGCAAAAAGGCCGTTAATAAGAATGCAATGGGAAGGATAACTACTTTGTTTAGCAATGAGCCTTTTGAAATTGCCCATAATACCGGAAGTTCACGAGAAGAAGCAAAGCCTGATGCCTTCTCGGCATTAACCGCTAAATCATCACCTAAAATTCCTGCGGTTTTTCTCGCCGCAACTTTGCTCATCATGGCTACGTCGTCCATAATTGCTGCTATATCATCTAAAACGGCGAATATTCCTGAAGCCATATTTTTCTTTTGGAATCATCAAAAATAGGCAAGTAGTTTTAAATAGATTTTAGTATATGGAGCGATTTAACATTTTGGGTTCATGAATCCGTTAAAAAGAATCGTTATCAGATATCCATTATTTTCGCAAACATGCCTACGTTCAGACTTCAATCATACTAACAAATCAGCCTTGCTTATTTCAATCCAGGTAGAAAAGAAATTTAAAGCAAGGCTGATAAAGAACTTGTAATTCGATAAATACTAATATCTGGTTATTGCGCCAAAGCCGTTGAATTTATCAAGTTCACCCTTGGGAAGAAAAACAACGTCTCCGCCAAAATCCATATTGGCTTCAATCATTTCATCATAAATATCGTCAATAACTCCTGTGTCATTTCGTCTATCGTCAGACACATATTCAATTTCGCCATTGTTCATTACTGCCGGTTGAAAGCGTCCTTGTTCAATAAAAAGAGTTTGAATTTTTCCTTCGGAAATTGCTCTCCAAATTTCATTGGTATCGCTTAGGAATTTATTTTCACCTACGGCCTTTTTCAGTTCTTCTTTACGGTTATTGTTCTTTTCAATTACGTAATTTTTTACCACGGCCCAAGAATCCTCAACGATGGAATGAACAGGATCATTAATCTTATTTTTATCCAAGAATACGTCAAAAATAGAATCTTTTAAATCCGCTATTTTCAAATATTCATTGTGGTTTTCCTCAAGCGCACAAATAAAAACTGGAAGTGGATTCGACTTTCTCTGCGCATTCACGTCCTTATCGGCTTGATTAAAAAATTCGGCTATCAAATTAGTTTGTTTTGATGCAATGGCATTTGCTGCTCTATTTTTAGAGAAAAACTGCGTGTTTTCAATCGGGAAAGGTTTTCCGACCTCCTTAATTGCTTTGTTATTCATAGCTTCAATCAGGCGGATTTTTTCCTGACTTAGAACCAAAATATAATAATGGGTTTCTAAATGCATAGAACGAATAAGATCGCGGGTGGCAAAGGTTTCATCAATAACCACACGGTCCTCCACTTTTATGGGCAAGCGAGTATATTCTGCAACATCCTCATTCACAAAAAGCATCAAACTTTCTAAATTTTGACTGTGATCAATGGAATCTGCCAATTTATTTACTCTTTCCAATAATTTCGCTGCGTTTTTCTTATCCGTATCAGCCATTAATCTTGTTTCCACCTCTTTAATAAGGTTTTTTAACCGTAACGGATCATTTAAATAATCTGGTTTGGTCCGATGGGTTGTCATTATAATGGTAATGCAATTTTCGGAATGGATGTTTTTCAGTTCTTTTAAGGTCAAATTCATTATTATCTAATT includes:
- a CDS encoding ABC-F family ATP-binding cassette domain-containing protein; protein product: MISIDNLAVEFSGDTLFSDVSFVVNENDKIALMGKNGAGKSTMMKIIAGVQKPTRGSVRGPKDAVIAYLPQHLLTDDNCTVFEEASKAFKQIFEMRDEMDRLNKELETRTDYESDAYMDIITKVAELGEKYYALEEINYEAEVEKALRGLGFKRSDLHRQTSEFSGGWRMRIELAKLLLQKPDLILLDEPTNHVDIESVIWLEDFLINKAKAVIVISHDRTFIDNITNRTIEVTMGRIYDYKANYSHYLQLRADRRAHQLKAYEEQQKFIAETQQFIERFKGTYSKTNQVNSRERMLEKLQIIEIDEIDTSALALRFPPAQRSGDYPVIAEGLTKKYGDHIVFNDANMSISRGQKVSFVGRNGEGKSTMIKAIMGEIDFEGICTLGHNAKMGYFAQNQAALLDKELTVFQTVDEVAKGEIRTQIKNILGRFMFSGDDIDKKVGLLSGGEKTRLAMVKLLLEPVNVLILDEPTNHLDLKSKDVLKEALLQFDGTLILVSHDRDFLHGLSEKVFEFKDKRVIEHFETIDDFLQRNRIENLKEMDLKA
- a CDS encoding M28 family metallopeptidase gives rise to the protein MKKFIPFVLLLLLIACKEEKKEKTEAIQVSEATIANKIERLASDEFMGRMPFTEGDIKTTTYLEKQFKDLGLEPGNGDSYFQKVPMVEITGTPSEEMHIGSPKGDFDIDYYKDYVAVTLKTDSVVSLKNSELVFAGFGIVAPEYGWNDYEGIDWKGKTAVVLVNDPGFNSGDSTLFKGDEMTYYGRWTYKYEEAARQGAAGVIIIHETEPASYGWNVIQSGWRGAQLSLESDAPVADVQAWISNEAAQKLMDASPLAGKDYKLMASKKDFKPVPMGITASLSIKNEIKRDSSNNVVAIIPGTDLKDEYIIYSAHWDHLGIGKPVNGDSIYNGAVDNASGTASLLAIAEAFKKSGPTRRSILFMAVTGEEQGLLGSGYYAEHPIYPVEKTVANINMDALSSPGPMKDLTIIGYGQSEMDNYAKEIADGQGRYIIPDPNPGSGGFFRSDHFSFAKIGIPALYASGTTEGFDMSKEEVEKLREDYNQNKYHQPSDEYDPKTTILSGVRFDAQLLYEVGLKLANEDYFPKWNEGSEFKATRDKQMKQ
- a CDS encoding TonB-dependent receptor, translated to MIKHSLLCLFLLCNLGIFAQTIIIKDQKTNEPIELATLSSGTRLFATTNNEGQADISKFKDVSQIEIRSLGYKTVVRSYEELKIDGFVLPLQPTNLNLDEVVISASKWRQSSDDVPAKVISISPKEIELQNPQTAADLLGISGKVFIQKSQQGGGSPMIRGFSTSRLLYSVDGVRMNTAIFRSGNLQNVINLDPFVMENTEVVFGPGSVVYGSDAIGGVMSFLTLTPQFSLTASPLITGKATARYSSANKEKTGHFDVNVGFKNWSFLTSISSWDFDNLRQGSHGPDDYIRDYHVQRQNGTDVVITNDDKLLQIPSAYSQINMMQKVRFQPNEKFDFQYGFHYSETSEYGRYDRHQRVKNGTARYAEWNYGPQIWMMNNLGISYNESTSIFDQMNIRLAHQWFEESRIDRTLNKSDRSINEEEVSAFSFNADFIKSTSGKNTLFYGIEYVLDDVKSVGKITDVTTGITEAGPSRYPKSTWQSIAAYVTDEYKMTDRFTLSAGARYNQIILDSEFDTTFYPFPFTEAKLNNGALTGSLGGVYRPSDTWVLSTNLGTAFRAPNVDDVGKVFDSAPGQVVVPNPDLKPEYAYNADLGVAKVIADVIKIDVTGYYTHLKNSMLRRDYKLNGQDSIMYQGEMSKIQAIQNSAVANVYGIQAGVEIKLPQGFGLSTDVNFQKGKEELENGDTSPMRHAAPFFGISRLNYNAEKLSMEFNFVFNGKRDFDDMPNGEKSKKEIYALDENGNIYSPAWYTLNFKGLYKLSNSIDLTAGIENLTDQRYRPYASGISGAGRNFIMALTAHF
- a CDS encoding LysM peptidoglycan-binding domain-containing protein, translated to MVKSKYQDVLVLASKLYMRELDVQEENGKLKLSGTVKNQYEKNQLWDAIKRAGGENPSDIVADIKVSDTSALAHHTVKSGESLSKIAKQYYGDAGKYNKIYEANKDKLKSADLIHPGDELVIPNL
- a CDS encoding type 1 glutamine amidotransferase domain-containing protein, with the protein product MKKRVAILATDGFEESELKSPKEAMENEGFEVDIVSPKSGKIKSWSNGDWSNEYNVDKTLDEVNAQDYNALMLPGGVLNPDKLRINEDAIKFIQAFFKEHKPVAAICHGPWSLINAEVVKGRKMTSYKSIRKDLENAGANWVDKEVVVDQGFVTSRNPDDLPAFNKKLIEEIKEGKHERQHA
- a CDS encoding DUF808 domain-containing protein codes for the protein MASGIFAVLDDIAAIMDDVAMMSKVAARKTAGILGDDLAVNAEKASGFASSRELPVLWAISKGSLLNKVVILPIAFLLTAFLPVAITVILILGGIYLAYEGAEKIFHFFFPDKLDVPSKFKEGITETEILEIEKGRVKAAIVTDFILSIEIVIIALGSVVGKPLLSQIIVVSFIALLATVGVYGIVALIVRMDEAGYKLIESSKKKKGFIVWFGNLLVNALPYVIRALSVIGTIALIFVSGGIFVHNLDFFHNLFPSWPSLLLEFTVGLIIGFIALFIVLGAKWVWKKFRS
- a CDS encoding AOC03_06830 family ribosome hibernation factor: MNLTLKELKNIHSENCITIIMTTHRTKPDYLNDPLRLKNLIKEVETRLMADTDKKNAAKLLERVNKLADSIDHSQNLESLMLFVNEDVAEYTRLPIKVEDRVVIDETFATRDLIRSMHLETHYYILVLSQEKIRLIEAMNNKAIKEVGKPFPIENTQFFSKNRAANAIASKQTNLIAEFFNQADKDVNAQRKSNPLPVFICALEENHNEYLKIADLKDSIFDVFLDKNKINDPVHSIVEDSWAVVKNYVIEKNNNRKEELKKAVGENKFLSDTNEIWRAISEGKIQTLFIEQGRFQPAVMNNGEIEYVSDDRRNDTGVIDDIYDEMIEANMDFGGDVVFLPKGELDKFNGFGAITRY